Within the Alteromonas sp. M12 genome, the region GTTAAACAATGCTGTTGCAGCGTCGTAATGCAGCCAACCTTGCAGCAAAGGAGGCAAAGGGCCATTGGTTTCAGCCAAGGTAAACTGTTCACCGGCGGAAGACGATGCCACATTCCAACCGTAACCCGCAGCCTTGTCTTCATGAATAACTAACGCAGCTAATGCACCTCGTCTCGCAGCTTCTTCATATTTGTATGTCCAACGACCATAATATGTCATGCGTTTATTGCCAAACCGGCCAGCAACGGCTTCATTTGGTGCAGCTGAAAAGTCGGGATCATTGACTAAAAAGACCGCAACTTTGCCGGTTAGGTCAATATCAGCAAAATCATCCCAGTTACGTTCAGGTGCATTCACCCCATATCCCACAAATACCAAAGGGGCATCTTTAATACTTGCTTTGTCGACCGCACGAGCAGTGCTAATAGCCACATCACTTCCCTGCCGCCATGTTTGATCAGCGTTTGCTACTTTTATATTCAGTGAACCGCTGGAGTCTAACTGTGTATGCACCAGCGGTACCGACTGCGTCCAGCCACCATCAATGCCGCCGGGTTCCAAACCCAGAGATTGAAATTGCTCAATTAAATAGGCAACAGTTTTTGCTTCACCCGGTCCACCAGGAGCGCGACCTTCAAACTCCTCTGACGCTAGTACTTTGACAATGTCAGAAAGACGTTGGCTATCAATCGAATTAGAGGGCTTTTGTGAGGCAGTTTCATTAGCGCTATCTTGAACTGATTTAGGCTCAGTTGAATCGGAACAAGCACTGATTCCGACGATTAAGGTTAAGCTGAAAAACAATTGGGTAACGAGCTTCATAAATATTATTCCGACAAAATTAAAAGATGAGCAGTAAGCTGCTTTGCTATAGCTGTTCTTTACTGGAACGCGAATCCCATCGCTTAGTGCGGTCAATGCAGTCACTAGAGTACAAAAACTCTGTTGATACTAAGGGCCTTAGTGGTTCTCGAGTATATCATTATTTACAATTTTTTAGTGGGTGCGACATAATAGTCTTTTCAAACTTAATAAAATTAGGTCTTCTATTATCTGCATTTCGACGTAAAGTAATTTTATTAGCATAGGTTTTTACCTAGGATGATGTCAGGTAGCAAGCTGACCGTTATTTAAGCAGTCGCTAAGTAATATGCTGTAGTTTGCTTGCATTTAAATCAACCATAGAATTAATAGGCGCAGAGATGATTCAATCATATTTACCATCTAACAAACTGGGATTAAAAGCACTTGGGTTAAGCCTGTTTTCTCTTTTTTGTGGCGTATCTGAAGCTGAACCATCCAAGCTTACTAAAACGACTGAAAATAGTTTGGTGGCGGTTGAACGCTACCCAGCAACTAGCCCAAATCACAAAGTTCCACAATTCAGTGTCGATGCGAGCTGGCCCAAGATGCCAGCAACTTGGTTAATGGGACAAGTACCAGGTCTAGCCGTAGATAAACAGAATAACGTGTGGATTTTACATCGCCCTAACTCACTTAGTGGCTTAGATTTAGGTTTAACCAACAACACAGGCTTATGTTGTGAAGCTGCCCCACATGTTATGCAATTTTCACCAGATGGAGAATTACTTCAGGCTTGGGGCGGTCCAGAACTAGCGCCGAGTTTAGCCGGAACTAATCAATGGCCCGCTACCGTTCACGGCCTTTACGTTGATGAAGATAATACAGTTTGGCTTGGTGGAAATGGCAAAGATGACCACGTTGTGTTGAATTTTACCGCGCAAGGGGAATTTATTCGTCAGTATGGCCAACGTGGTAAAACCGATGGAAATTTGAGCCAAGATGCCTTGGGGAATCCAGCTGATATTTTCCATAACAGCATCAATGATCAAGTATTTATTGCCGACGGTTATATCAACAAACGAATTACTGCTTTTGACACGAATGACAACAGTTTTGATCAATTATGGGGAGCTTATGGTGGCGAACCTGGAGGCGGAACAAGACAAGGGGCATTCGACGTTTCACAAGCCACCAGCAACAGTGAAAACACCAGCACTAAAGCAAAAAGTTTTGGCGACATTGTGCATTGTGTAACACAGTCAACTGACGGCAAAATTTATG harbors:
- a CDS encoding beta-propeller fold lactonase family protein — its product is MIQSYLPSNKLGLKALGLSLFSLFCGVSEAEPSKLTKTTENSLVAVERYPATSPNHKVPQFSVDASWPKMPATWLMGQVPGLAVDKQNNVWILHRPNSLSGLDLGLTNNTGLCCEAAPHVMQFSPDGELLQAWGGPELAPSLAGTNQWPATVHGLYVDEDNTVWLGGNGKDDHVVLNFTAQGEFIRQYGQRGKTDGNLSQDALGNPADIFHNSINDQVFIADGYINKRITAFDTNDNSFDQLWGAYGGEPGGGTRQGAFDVSQATSNSENTSTKAKSFGDIVHCVTQSTDGKIYVCDRRNNRIQVFEADEEGKIQFIQDVIIAGDTGGLGTASDIDFSPDNKYMYVADMMNGRIWILWHDTYEVLGSFGRPGRYPGQFTWLHSVVVDSDGNLYTSEVSTGRRVQKFVLTGFVGR